The following coding sequences lie in one Musa acuminata AAA Group cultivar baxijiao chromosome BXJ3-1, Cavendish_Baxijiao_AAA, whole genome shotgun sequence genomic window:
- the LOC135628534 gene encoding wall-associated receptor kinase 1-like — translation MVFMLPVLSFQLSLLMLLLTTTAAASAPPSPNVLSPGCNDTCGGVSIPYPFGIGDGCFREGFEVTCEVGNGSATPRAFLGGREGNITVEEIFLPQGQASILNGIAWDCFNSTGDRVVRHRPSLDLGDKPFWASSTKNRFTTVGCNVVGYLLGGDNTTYGTGCASFCFEGANITSGSCSGTGCCQTTISDKLDNFTTRLAYFVNVSSYKDYSPCTYAFIADKDWFYFHKSDLRNHNFGAKYKDGVPLVLDWVAGNQTCEEAKRNPSSYACRSTNSECFKSPSLQGYICNCSTGFQGNPYLQDGCKDID, via the exons ATGGTGTTCATGCTGCCAGTGCTCTCGTTTCAGCTGTCGTTGCTGATGCTGCTGCTAACAACAACCGCAGCAGCATCGGCACCACCGTCGCCGAACGTGTTGTCACCAGGTTGCAATGATACATGCGGCGGTGTTAGCATCCCGTACCCCTTCGGCATCGGTGATGGGTGTTTCAGGGAAGGCTTCGAGGTCACTTGCGAAGTCGGTAACGGCTCTGCGACTCCCAGAGCTTTCTTGGGCGGCCGCGAGGGAAACATTACAGTTGAGGAGATATTCTTGCCCCAGGGCCAAGCAAGCATCCTAAATGGCATCGCCTGGGATTGTTTCAACAGTACCGGCGACCGGGTGGTTCGTCATAGACCTTCTCTAGACCTTGGCGACAAACCATTTTGGGCATCCAGCACCAAGAACAGGTTCACAACCGTGGGCTGCAACGTCGTTGGTTACCTCTTAGGCGGGGACAACACTACATACGGAACTGGGTGCGCCTCCTTCTGCTTCGAAGGGGCAAACATCACAAGCGGATCGTGCTCTGGCACCGGCTGCTGCCAGACCACCATCTCGGACAAGCTGGACAATTTTACGACCAGGTTGGCCTATTTCGTCAATGTTTCTTCCTACAAGGACTACAGCCCCTGCACCTATGCCTTCATTGCCGACAAGGACTGGTTCTACTTCCACAAGTCTGACCTCCGCAACCACAACTTCGGAGCCAAGTATAAGGACGGCGTCCCACTCGTGCTGGACTGGGTAGCCGGCAACCAGACCTGCGAGGAGGCCAAGAGAAACCCTTCTTCATATGCATGCCGCAGCACCAACAGTGAATGTTTCAAGTCCCCAAGTTTACAAGGATACATCTGCAATTGCTCCACAGGTTTCCAAGGCAATCCTTACCTCCAGGATGGCTGCAAAG ATATCGACTAG
- the LOC135628792 gene encoding putative wall-associated receptor kinase-like 16 — MGSTLPLFAFQLLSLMLLQATTTAAASAPPSPNVLLPRCNATCSGISIPYPFGIGQGCFREGFEVTCEVVNGSATPTAFLRSSERNITVEEISLLEGQLRILNYISWDCFNSTGNLVAGQTHSLDLGDKPFWVSSTKNRFTTMGCNVVGILLGGDNYTFGTGCASFCFQGASIASGSCSGTGCCQTTIPEKLDNFTTGLAYFANLSSYVDDSPCTYAFIADQDGFSFDESDLGNHTFRDKYKDGVPLVLDWVAGNQTCEEAKRNLSSYACGNSDCIDSTSPPGYVCKCATGFQGNPYLPDGCKDIDECSSPNLYTCHGTCSNTLGNYSCSCPKGRSSKDPKSEPCVRDHGIPTSTKIVIGSCVGLVLFITCIFCIILAFQRRKLLREKDKFFQQNGGLRLYEEIRSKQIDTVKIYTKEDIEKATDNFDKSRELGRGGHGTVYKGNLDDGREVAIKRSKVVTEDQSEEFVREMIILSQINHKNIVRLLGCCLEVEIPMLVYEFIPNGTLFEFIHDDNGKLIPLTIRLLIARESAEALAYLHSSASPPIVHGDVKSLNILLGHNYVPKVSDFGASRMMSIDETQFITMVQGTLGYLDPEYLLVRQLTAKSDVYSFGVVLMELITRKKAIYYDGSSQGKCLASSFIEAMKDSRLEEIFDDQILGKENMNVIQEIAELAKECLNMKGDERPTMREVAEKLHMLGGFLQVSSTHHAAEECETLLGESTMSSTLDSVGYHSLENKLGFDVKAGR; from the exons ATGGGATCCACGCTGCCACTGTTCGCGTTTCAGCTGTTGTCGTTGATGCTGCTGCAAGCAACAACGACTGCAGCAGCATCGGCACCACCGTCGCCGAACGTGTTGTTACCACGTTGCAATGCGACATGCAGCGGTATTAGCATCCCGTACCCCTTCGGCATCGGCCAAGGTTGTTTCAGGGAAGGCTTCGAGGTCACTTGCGAAGTCGTTAACGGCTCTGCGACTCCCACAGCTTTCTTGCGCAGCAGCGAGAGGAACATTACGGTTGAGGAGATATCCTTGCTCGAGGGCCAATTACGCATCCTGAATTACATCAGCTGGGATTGTTTCAACAGTACCGGCAACTTAGTGGCTGGCCAAACACATTCTCTAGACCTTGGCGACAAACCATTTTGGGTATCCAGCACCAAGAACAGGTTCACGACCATGGGCTGCAACGTCGTTGGTATCCTCTTAGGCGGGGACAACTATACATTCGGAACCGGGTGCGCCTCCTTCTGCTTCCAAGGGGCAAGCATCGCAAGCGGATCGTGCTCTGGCACCGGCTGCTGCCAGACCACCATCCCGGAGAAGCTGGATAATTTTACGACCGGGTTGGCCTATTTCGCCAATCTTTCTTCCTACGTCGACGACAGCCCTTGCACCTATGCCTTCATTGCCGACCAGGACGGGTTCTCCTTCGACGAGTCTGACCTCGGCAACCATACCTTTCGAGACAAGTACAAGGACGGCGTCCCACTCGTGCTGGACTGGGTAGCCGGCAACCAGACCTGCGAGGAGGCTAAGAGAAACCTTTCTTCATATGCATGCGGCAACAGTGACTGTATCGACTCCACCAGTCCACCTGGCTATGTCTGCAAATGCGCCACAGGTTTCCAAGGCAATCCTTACCTCCCAGATGGATGCAAAG ATATCGACGAGTGCAGCTCGCCAAATCTGTATACATGTCATGGAACGTGCAGCAACACATTAGGCAACTACAGCTGCTCATGCCCAAAAGGTCGAAGCAGCAAGGACCCTAAATCGGAACCATGTGTCCGAGATCACGGAATTCCGACATCAACGAAGATTGTTATAG GCAGTTGTGTTGGGCTTGTCTTGTTCATTACTTGTATCTTCTGCATAATCTTAGCGTTTCAAAGAAGGAAGCTTCTTAGAGAAAAAGATAAATTCTTTCAGCAAAATGGAGGCTTGAGATTATATGAAGAAATCAGATCAAAGCAAATTGATACTGTCAAAATATACACCAAAGAAGATATAGAGAAAGCAACAGATAATTTCGATAAGAGTCGAGAACTTGGGCGAGGAGGCCATGGCACCGTTTACAAAGGAAACCTAGACGATGGCAGGGAAGTGGCTATCAAGAGGTCTAAGGTAGTCACCGAGGACCAAAGTGAAGAATTCGTACGGGAGATGATTATTCTTTCTCAGATCAATCACAAGAATATTGTAAGGCTCTTGGGTTGTTGCTTGGAAGTAGAAATTCCCATGTTGGTTTATGAGTTCATCCCCAATGGAACCCTCTTCGAGTTCATCCATGATGACAACGGGAAACTAATTCCCTTGACTATTCGTCTACTAATAGCTAGAGAATCTGCAGAAGCACTCGCCTACTTGCATTCATCGGCATCCCCACCGATTGTTCATGGAGATGTGAAGTCGCTCAACATACTTCTCGGTCATAACTACGTGCCAAAGGTATCAGATTTCGGTGCATCGAGGATGATGTCTATAGACGAAACCCAATTCATAACGATGGTCCAAGGAACTCTTGGTTATTTGGACCCAGAGTACTTGTTAGTTCGTCAACTAACAGCAAAGAGTGATGTATATAGCTTTGGAGTGGTTTTGATGGagctcatcacaaggaaaaaggCAATTTATTATGATGGGAGTAGTCAAGGAAAATGTCTTGCCTCAAGCTTCATCGAAGCAATGAAAGATAGCCGACTTGAAGAGATATTCGATGATCAAATCTTGGGAAAAGAAAACATGAATGTCATCCAAGAAATTGCCGAGCTTGCAAAGGAATGTTTGAACATGAAGGGGGATGAAAGGCCTACGATGAGAGAAGTGGCTGAGAAACTGCATATGTTAGGAGGGTTCCTACAGGTCTCTTCAACGCACCATGCAGCCGAGGAGTGCGAAACATTGCTTGGTGAATCAACTATGAGCTCTACCTTGGATTCTGTCGGGTACCACAGTTTAGAGAACAAATTGGGATTTGATGTAAAAGCtggaagatga
- the LOC135628739 gene encoding putative wall-associated receptor kinase-like 16, translating into MGSTLPLFAFLLSLLLLTLLQATTAAAASAPPSPNVLSPSCNESCGGISIPYPFGIGDGCFREGFEVTCEVGNGSATPRAFLGGRERNITVNSISLLQGQASMPNDIAWICFNSTGGVVDDQSYSFNLSGLPFKVSNTSNKFTTLGCNVVGILLGLRDSTYGTGCASLCFEEANIESGSCHGTGCCETTIPEELDYFTTDFVYFVNVSSHVNDSRCAYAFIAEQDWLSFNKSDLDNDNFRDKHKDGVPLVLDWVAGNQTCEEAKRNTSSYACRSTNSECFNSTSLPGYICNCSTGFQGNPYLQDGCQDIDECSLPTQYPCHGKCSNTFGNYSCSCAKGRSSKDPKSETCVPDHGIPTSTKIVIGSCVGFVSFITCIFCIILTFQRRKLLREKDKFFQQNGGLRLYEEIRSKQIDTVKIYTKEDIEKATVNFDKSRELGRGGHGTVYKGNLDDGREVAIKRSKVVTEDQSEEFVREMIILSQINHKNIVRLLGCCLEVEIPMLVYEFIPNGTLFEFIHDNDGKLIPLTIRLRIARESAEALAYLHSSASPPIVHGDVKSLNILLGHNYVPKVSDFGASRMMSIDETQFITMVQGTLGYLDPEYLLVRQLTAKSDVYSFGIVLVELITRKKAIYYDGSSQGKALASSFIEAMKDSRLEEILDDQIMGKENMDVIHEIAELAKECLNMNGDERPTMREVAEKLHMLGGFLQVSSAHHAPEECEALLGESSMSSTLDSVGYHSLENKLGFDIKAGR; encoded by the exons ATGGGATCCACGCTGCCACTGTTCGCGTTTCTGCTGTCGTTGTTGTTGTTGACGCTGCTGCAAGCAACGACTGCAGCAGCAGCATCGGCACCGCCGTCGCCGAACGTGTTGTCACCAAGTTGCAATGAGTCATGCGGCGGTATTAGCATCCCGTACCCCTTCGGCATCGGCGATGGGTGTTTCAGGGAAGGCTTCGAGGTCACTTGCGAAGTCGGTAACGGCTCTGCGACTCCCAGAGCTTTCTTGGGCGGCAGGGAGAGGAACATTACAGTTAATAGCATATCCTTGCTCCAGGGCCAAGCAAGCATGCCGAATGACATCGCCTGGATTTGTTTCAACAGTACCGGCGGCGTGGTGGATGATCAAAGTTATTCATTCAACCTCAGTGGCCTTCCGTTTAAGGTATCCAACACGAGCAACAAGTTCACGACCTTGGGCTGCAACGTCGTTGGCATCCTCTTAGGCTTGAGAGACAGTACATACGGAACCGGGTGTGCCTCCTTGTGCTTCGAAGAGGCAAACATAGAAAGCGGATCGTGCCATGGCACCGGCTGCTGCGAGACCACCATCCCGGAGGAGCTGGACTATTTTACGACGGACTTTGTCTATTTCGTCAATGTTTCTTCCCACGTGAACGACAGCCGCTGCGCCTATGCCTTCATTGCCGAGCAGGACTGGTTATCCTTCAACAAGTCTGACCTCGACAACGACAACTTTCGCGACAAGCACAAGGACGGCGTCCCACTCGTGCTGGACTGGGTAGCCGGCAACCAGACCTGCGAGGAGGCTAAGAGAAACACTTCTTCATATGCATGCCGCAGCACCAACAGTGAATGTTTCAACTCCACCAGTTTACCTGGCTATATCTGCAATTGCTCCACAGGTTTCCAAGGCAATCCTTACCTCCAAGATGGATGCCAAG ATATCGACGAGTGCAGCTTACCAACGCAGTATCCATGTCATGGAAAGTGCAGCAACACATTTGGCAACTACAGCTGCTCATGCGCAAAAGGTCGAAGCAGCAAGGACCCTAAATCGGAAACATGTGTCCCAGATCACGGAATTCCGACATCAACGAAGATCGTTATAG GCAGTTGTGTTGGATTTGTCTCGTTCATTACTTGTATCTTCTGCATAATCTTAACGTTTCAAAGAAGGAAGCTTCTTAGAGAAAAAGATAAATTCTTCCAGCAAAATGGAGGCTTGAGGTTATACGAAGAAATTAGATCAAAGCAAATCGATACTGTCAAAATATATACCAAAGAGGATATAGAGAAAGCAACAGTTAATTTCGATAAGAGTCGAGAACTTGGACGAGGAGGCCATGGCACCGTTTACAAAGGAAACCTAGACGATGGCAGGGAAGTGGCCATCAAGAGGTCTAAGGTAGTCACCGAGGACCAAAGTGAAGAATTCGTACGGGAGATGATTATTCTTTCTCAGATCAATCACAAGAACATTGTAAGGCTCTTGGGTTGTTGCTTGGAAGTAGAAATTCCCATGTTGGTTTATGAGTTCATCCCCAATGGAACCCTCTTCGAGTTCATCCATGATAATGATGGGAAACTAATTCCGTTGACTATTCGTCTACGAATAGCTAGAGAATCTGCAGAAGCACTCGCTTACTTGCATTCGTCGGCATCCCCACCGATCGTTCATGGAGATGTGAAGTCGCTCAACATACTTCTAGGTCATAACTATGTGCCAAAGGTATCGGATTTTGGTGCATCGAGGATGATGTCTATAGACGAAACCCAATTCATAACGATGGTCCAGGGAACTCTTGGTTATTTAGACCCAGAGTACTTGCTAGTCCGTCAACTGACGGCAAAGAGTGATGTCTATAGCTTTGGGATAGTTTTGGTCGagctcatcacaaggaaaaaggCAATTTATTATGATGGGAGTAGTCAAGGAAAAGCTCTTGCCTCAAGCTTCATTGAAGCAATGAAAGATAGCCGACTTGAAGAGATATTGGATGATCAAATCATGGGAAAAGAAAACATGGATGTCATCCACGAAATTGCCGAGCTTGCAAAGGAATGTTTGAACATGAATGGGGATGAAAGGCCTACGATGAGAGAAGTGGCTGAGAAACTGCATATGTTAGGAGGGTTCCTACAGGTCTCTTCAGCACACCATGCACCAGAGGAATGTGAAGCATTGCTTGGTGAATCATCTATGAGCTCGACCTTGGATTCTGTGGGGTACCACAGTTTAGAGAACAAATTGGGATTTGATATAAAAGCTGGAAGATGA
- the LOC135628582 gene encoding putative wall-associated receptor kinase-like 16: protein MGSTQPLFAFLLLLLLLTLLQATTPVASAPPSPNVLLPRCKATCGGTSIPYPFGIGHGCFRDGFEVTCEVVNAIPRAFLGGSERNITVNNISLPQGQASMLNDIAWICFNSTGGVVADQISSFNLSGLPFSVSGTRNELRTMGCNVIGILIGGDNYTLGAGCVSGCYEEASIASGSCHGAGCCETTIPEKLDNFTVTFATFDNISSYTDYSPCSYAFIADTDWFYFNKSDLRNHTFRDKYKDGVPLLLDWVAGNQTCEEAKRNLSSYACRSSNSECFNSKSLQGYICNCSTGFQGNPYLQDGCKDIDECSLPTQYPCHGTCSNTAGNYSCSCPKGQSSKDPKSEPCVRDQGIPTSTKIVIGSCVGIVLFITCIFCIILAFQRRKLLREKDKFFHQNGGLRLYEEIRSKQIDTVKIYTKEDIEKATVNFDKSRELGRGGHGTVYKGNLDDGREVAIKRSKVVTEDQSEEFVREMIILSQINHKNIVRLLGCCLEVEIPMLVYEFIPNGTLFEFIHDNDGKLSLLTTRLRIARESAEALAYLHSSASPPIVHGDVKSLNILLDHDYVPKVSDFGASRMMSIDETQFITMVQGTLGYLDPEYLLVRQLTTKSDVYSFGVVLVELITRKKAIYYDGSSQGKGLASSFIEAMKDSRLEEILDDQIMGKENMNVIQEIAELAKECLNMNGDERPTMRQVAEKLHMLGGFLQVSSTHHAPEECEALLGESSMSSTLDSVGYHSLENKLGFDVKAGR, encoded by the exons ATGGGATCCACGCAGCCACTGTTCGCGtttctgctgttgttgttgttgttgacgcTGCTGCAAGCAACGACTCCAGTAGCATCGGCACCACCGTCGCCGAACGTGTTGTTACCACGTTGCAAAGCGACATGCGGCGGTACTAGCATCCCGTACCCCTTCGGCATCGGCCATGGGTGTTTCAGGGACGGCTTCGAGGTCACTTGCGAAGTCGTTAACGCGATTCCCAGAGCTTTCTTGGGCGGCAGCGAGAGGAACATTACAGTTAATAACATATCCTTGCCCCAGGGCCAAGCAAGCATGCTGAATGACATCGCCTGGATTTGTTTCAACAGTACCGGCGGCGTGGTGGCTGATCAAATATCTTCATTCAACCTCAGTGGCCTTCCGTTTAGCGTATCCGGCACGAGGAACGAGTTAAGGACCATGGGCTGCAACGTCATTGGCATCCTCATAGGCGGGGACAACTATACATTGGGAGCCGGGTGCGTCTCCGGCTGCTACGAAGAGGCAAGCATCGCAAGCGGATCGTGCCATGGCGCCGGCTGCTGCGAGACCACCATCCCGGAGAAGCTGGACAATTTTACGGTCACGTTTGCCACTTTCGACAATATTTCTTCCTACACGGACTACAGCCCCTGCTCCTATGCCTTCATTGCCGACACGGACTGGTTCTACTTCAACAAGTCTGACCTTCGCAACCACACCTTTCGAGACAAGTACAAGGACGGCGTCCCACTCCTGCTGGACTGGGTAGCCGGCAACCAGACCTGCGAGGAGGCTAAGAGAAACCTTTCTTCATATGCATGCCGCAGCAGCAACAGTGAATGTTTCAACTCCAAAAGTTTACAAGGCTATATCTGCAATTGCTCCACAGGTTTCCAAGGCAATCCGTACCTCCAAGATGGATGCAAAG ATATCGACGAGTGCAGCTTACCAACGCAGTATCCATGTCATGGAACGTGCAGCAACACAGCAGGCAACTACAGCTGCTCTTGCCCAAAAGGTCAGAGCAGCAAGGACCCTAAATCGGAACCATGTGTCCGAGATCAAGGAATTCCGACATCAACGAAGATTGTTATAG GCAGTTGTGTTGGGATTGTCTTGTTCATTACTTGTATATTCTGCATAATCTTAGCGTTTCAAAGAAGGAAGCTTCTTAGAGAAAAAGATAAATTCTTCCATCAAAATGGAGGCTTGAGATTATATGAAGAAATTAGATCAAAGCAAATCGATACTGTCAAAATATATACCAAAGAGGATATAGAGAAAGCAACAGTTAATTTCGATAAGAGTCGAGAACTTGGGCGAGGAGGCCATGGCACCGTTTACAAAGGAAACCTAGACGATGGCAGGGAAGTGGCCATCAAGAGGTCTAAGGTAGTCACCGAGGACCAAAGTGAAGAATTCGTACGGGAGATGATTATTCTTTCTCAGATCAATCACAAGAACATTGTAAGGCTCTTGGGTTGTTGCTTGGAAGTAGAAATTCCCATGTTGGTTTATGAGTTCATCCCCAATGGAACCCTCTTCGAGTTCATCCATGACAACGACGGGAAACTAAGTCTCTTGACCACTCGTCTACGAATTGCCAGAGAATCTGCAGAAGCACTTGCTTACTTGCATTCATCGGCTTCCCCACCGATAGTTCATGGAGATGTAAAGTCGCTCAACATACTTCTAGATCATGACTACGTGCCAAAGGTATCAGATTTCGGTGCATCGAGAATGATGTCTATAGACGAAACCCAATTCATAACGATGGTCCAGGGAACTCTTGGTTATTTGGACCCAGAGTACTTGTTAGTTCGTCAACTAACAACAAAGAGTGATGTATATAGCTTTGGAGTAGTTTTGGTGGagctcatcacaaggaaaaaagCAATTTATTATGATGGGAGTAGTCAAGGAAAAGGTCTTGCCTCAAGCTTCATTGAAGCAATGAAAGATAGCCGACTTGAAGAGATATTAGATGATCAAATCATGGGAAAAGAAAACATGAATGTCATCCAAGAAATTGCCGAGCTTGCAAAGGAATGTTTGAACATGAATGGGGATGAAAGGCCAACGATGAGACAAGTGGCTGAAAAACTGCATATGTTAGGAGGGTTCCTACAGGTCTCTTCAACACACCATGCACCCGAGGAATGTGAAGCATTGCTTGGTGAATCATCCATGAGCTCTACCTTGGATTCTGTCGGGTACCATAGTTTAGAGAACAAATTGGGATTTGATGTAAAAGCtggaagatga
- the LOC135628673 gene encoding wall-associated receptor kinase 3-like: MIILSQINHKNIVKLLGCCLEVEIPMLVYEFIPNGTLFNFVHGNDGKLIPLTTRLRIARESAEALAYLHSSASPPIIHGDVKSLNILLDHNYVPKVSDFGASRMMSIDETQFITMVQGTLGYLDPEYFLVRQLTAKSDVYSFGVILVELITRKKAIYYDGSSQGKALVFSFVEAMKDSRLVEILDDQIMGKENMDVIQEIAELAKECLNMNGDERPTMREVAEKLHMLGGFLQVSSTHHAPEECEALLGESSMSSTLDSVGYHSLENKFGFDVKAGR; this comes from the coding sequence ATGATTATTCTTTCTCAGATCAATCACAAAAACATTGTAAAGCTCTTGGGTTGTTGCTTGGAAGTGGAAATTCCCATGTTGGTTTATGAGTTCATCCCCAATGGAACTCTCTTCAACTTCGTCCATGGCAACGATGGGAAACTAATTCCCTTGACTACTCGTCTACGAATAGCTAGAGAATCTGCAGAAGCACTTGCTTACTTGCATTCATCGGCATCCCCTCCGATCATTCATGGAGATGTGAAGTCGCTCAACATACTTTTAGATCATAACTATGTGCCAAAGGTATCAGATTTCGGTGCATCGAGGATGATGTCTATTGACGAAACCCAATTCATAACGATGGTCCAAGGAACTCTTGGTTATTTGGACCCGGAATACTTTCTAGTTCGTCAACTAACAGCAAAGAGTGATGTATATAGCTTTGGAGTAATTTTGGTGGagctcatcacaaggaaaaaggCAATTTATTATGATGGGAGTAGTCAAGGAAAAGCTCTTGTCTTCAGCTTCGTTGAAGCAATGAAAGATAGTCGACTTGTAGAGATATTGGATGATCAAATCATGGGAAAAGAAAACATGGATGTCATTCAAGAAATTGCCGAACTTGCGAAGGAATGTTTGAACATGAACGGGGATGAACGACCTACAATGAGAGAAGTGGCTGAGAAACTGCATATGTTAGGAGGGTTCCTACAGGTCTCTTCAACACACCATGCACCCGAGGAATGTGAAGCATTGCTTGGTGAATCATCTATGAGCTCTACCTTGGATTCTGTCGGGTACCACAGTTTAGAGAACAAATTCGGATTTGATGTAAAAGCtggaagatga